From Rhizobium sp. NZLR1, a single genomic window includes:
- a CDS encoding ABC-F family ATP-binding cassette domain-containing protein, with the protein MAPPILKLDDIFLSFGGAPLLAGASLQIEPGDKICLVGRNGSGKSTLLKIAAGLVEAQSGEVFRHPSSTVRYLEQAPDFAGFNTVHAYAEAGLGPGDDPYRVTYLLSHLGLTGEEHPSMLSGGESRRAALARVLAPEPDILLLDEPTNHLDLPTIEWLEGELQKTRSALVLISHDRRFLEKVSTATVWLDRGTSRRLDRGFSHFEAWRDQVLEAEELEQHKLGKAIEREEHWLRYGVTARRKRNMRRLGELQTMRSNYRGHKGPQGSVQATASDAQESGKLVIEAHKITKSFGDRAIVTPFSIRVHRGDCIGLVGPNGAGKTTLLKMLTGQLSPDSGTIKLGTNLEIATLDQKREDLDPEDTLANYLTDGRGENLLVNGEQRHVTGYMKEFLFQPEQARTPIRSLSGGERARLMLARILSRPTNLLILDEPTNDLDIETLDLLQEIVAGFPGTVILVSHDRDFLDRTVTSTIAPAMADAPDGRWIEYAGGYSDMLAQRKGAIEERKRAEKAAERPKTQEAASSAGSSRGKLSFKQKFALENLPKDMAKAEAEIAKREQVMADPNLFTRDPVAFNRLAVEMEKLRAGLMKMEEEWLELEMLREELEG; encoded by the coding sequence TTGGCCCCTCCCATTCTGAAACTCGACGATATCTTCCTGAGCTTCGGCGGCGCACCGCTGCTGGCTGGTGCTAGCCTGCAGATCGAGCCCGGGGACAAAATCTGCTTGGTCGGGCGCAACGGCTCGGGAAAATCGACGCTGCTGAAGATCGCCGCCGGCCTGGTCGAGGCGCAGTCTGGCGAAGTCTTCCGTCATCCTTCCTCGACGGTGCGCTATCTCGAACAGGCGCCGGATTTTGCCGGCTTCAACACCGTCCATGCCTATGCCGAAGCCGGTCTCGGGCCGGGCGACGACCCTTATCGCGTCACCTATCTGCTGTCGCATCTCGGGCTGACCGGCGAGGAACATCCGAGCATGCTGTCCGGCGGCGAATCGCGTCGGGCCGCCCTTGCCCGCGTGTTGGCGCCGGAGCCCGATATTCTCCTGCTCGACGAGCCGACCAACCATCTCGACCTGCCGACCATCGAATGGCTGGAAGGCGAGTTGCAGAAGACGCGCAGCGCCCTGGTGCTGATCTCGCACGACCGACGTTTTCTCGAAAAGGTCTCGACGGCAACCGTCTGGCTCGACCGCGGCACCTCGCGCCGGCTCGACAGGGGATTTTCGCATTTCGAGGCCTGGCGCGACCAGGTGCTGGAGGCCGAGGAGCTGGAGCAGCATAAACTCGGCAAGGCGATCGAGCGCGAGGAGCACTGGCTGCGTTATGGAGTCACGGCGCGGCGCAAGCGCAACATGCGCCGCCTCGGCGAGTTGCAGACGATGCGCTCGAATTATCGCGGCCATAAGGGGCCGCAGGGCTCGGTGCAGGCGACGGCTTCGGACGCGCAGGAATCCGGCAAGCTGGTGATCGAAGCTCACAAGATCACCAAAAGCTTCGGCGACCGGGCAATCGTCACGCCCTTCTCGATCCGCGTGCACCGCGGCGATTGCATCGGTCTGGTTGGGCCGAATGGTGCCGGCAAGACGACGCTCTTGAAGATGTTGACCGGTCAGCTTTCCCCGGATAGCGGCACGATCAAGCTCGGCACCAATCTGGAGATCGCCACACTCGACCAGAAACGCGAGGATCTCGATCCCGAGGATACGCTCGCCAACTACCTGACGGATGGGCGCGGCGAAAACCTGCTCGTCAACGGCGAACAGCGTCATGTCACCGGCTACATGAAGGAGTTCCTGTTCCAGCCGGAACAGGCGCGGACGCCGATCAGAAGCCTTTCCGGCGGCGAGCGCGCCCGGCTGATGCTGGCGCGGATTCTCTCGCGCCCTACGAACCTGTTGATCCTCGACGAACCGACCAACGATCTCGATATCGAGACGCTCGACCTGCTGCAGGAAATCGTCGCTGGCTTTCCCGGCACCGTCATTCTCGTCAGCCATGACCGCGATTTCCTCGACCGCACCGTGACCTCGACGATCGCACCTGCCATGGCGGACGCACCTGACGGCCGCTGGATCGAATATGCCGGCGGCTATTCGGACATGCTTGCGCAGCGCAAGGGCGCGATCGAGGAGCGCAAGCGGGCCGAGAAGGCGGCGGAGAGGCCGAAGACCCAGGAGGCAGCGTCTTCTGCTGGAAGTTCGAGGGGCAAGCTTTCCTTCAAGCAGAAATTCGCGCTGGAAAATCTGCCGAAGGACATGGCGAAAGCCGAAGCCGAGATCGCCAAGCGCGAACAGGTGATGGCCGATCCCAATCTTTTCACGCGCGATCCCGTAGCTTTCAACCGGCTTGCCGTCGAGATGGAAAAACTACGCGCCGGCCTGATGAAAATGGAGGAGGAGTGGCTGGAGCTCGAAATGCTGCGCGAAGAGCTGGAAGGCTGA
- a CDS encoding thiamine diphosphokinase: protein MPMSPSTFTILLGGELSLTERLRQAIGGSRSIAADGGMRHAVALGIEPELWVGDFDSTPDDLEGAFPDVPKQPYPAAKAATDGEIAVSEAIARGARRLILAGALGGERSDHALQHLLSAVSLAEEGFDVLLTSGKEEAVPLLAGTVELDLPKGSLFSVLGFSELTGLSIENARYPLADFHLPFGSSRTISNVAESKIRFSLRSGRAIVLARPYDLSGV, encoded by the coding sequence ATGCCCATGAGCCCATCCACCTTCACCATTCTCCTCGGCGGCGAACTCAGCCTGACGGAGCGCCTGCGCCAAGCCATCGGCGGCAGCCGTTCCATCGCGGCCGATGGCGGCATGCGGCATGCGGTGGCACTCGGTATCGAGCCGGAGCTCTGGGTCGGCGATTTCGATTCGACGCCTGATGATCTCGAGGGTGCCTTTCCCGATGTGCCGAAACAGCCCTATCCCGCGGCAAAGGCGGCGACGGATGGCGAAATCGCCGTGTCGGAAGCGATCGCGCGGGGTGCGCGGCGGCTGATTCTGGCCGGTGCTCTTGGCGGCGAACGCTCGGACCACGCGCTTCAGCATCTGCTGTCGGCCGTCAGTCTGGCGGAGGAGGGTTTCGACGTGCTGCTGACCTCGGGCAAGGAAGAGGCAGTGCCGCTGCTTGCCGGGACGGTCGAGCTGGATCTTCCCAAGGGGAGCCTGTTTTCCGTGCTCGGGTTCAGCGAGCTGACCGGGCTTTCCATCGAGAATGCGCGTTATCCGCTGGCCGATTTCCATCTGCCTTTCGGCTCGTCGCGCACCATTTCCAATGTTGCAGAAAGCAAGATTCGCTTTTCGCTCCGCAGCGGCCGGGCGATCGTGCTCGCCAGGCCCTATGATCTTTCCGGAGTCTGA
- a CDS encoding MarR family winged helix-turn-helix transcriptional regulator, with product MNEVLTKTISTEPEPVEENVPRIGRSMGRMRLMTGRRLIGRLAIQSAAPGLELSHLDVLDAVRRAKPAGEVTVGMIAEMLRIDPSRASRVVADMVGRNVLRREASQADARRIVVVMTEVGQNLLAEIVAQKLAIISEIVSDWPEQDVARFAMLFERFIGGYEAVFRSRDKDTPG from the coding sequence ATGAACGAAGTGCTGACCAAGACCATTTCCACCGAGCCAGAGCCGGTTGAGGAAAACGTGCCTCGCATCGGCCGGAGCATGGGGCGCATGCGGTTGATGACCGGGCGGCGATTGATCGGCCGGCTGGCGATCCAGAGTGCTGCACCGGGCCTTGAACTTTCGCATCTCGACGTGCTCGATGCGGTGCGGAGGGCAAAGCCTGCCGGCGAGGTCACCGTCGGCATGATCGCGGAGATGCTGCGCATCGATCCGTCACGGGCTAGCCGGGTGGTGGCCGACATGGTCGGGCGGAACGTGCTGCGCCGCGAAGCTTCGCAGGCCGATGCGCGACGGATTGTCGTTGTCATGACCGAGGTCGGCCAGAATCTGCTGGCCGAGATCGTCGCGCAGAAACTCGCGATCATCTCCGAGATCGTCTCCGACTGGCCTGAGCAGGATGTCGCTCGTTTCGCAATGCTTTTCGAGCGTTTCATCGGCGGTTACGAGGCGGTCTTCCGGTCGCGCGACAAGGATACGCCGGGCTAG
- a CDS encoding MDR family MFS transporter: MDMQLAPAPLVTDPRRRLILFFFLMTAMFMATLDNQIVSTALPTIVGEFGHLERFGWIGSAYLLSLSAVMPVYGKLGDLFGRKYVMMTAIMIFTVGSAVCGLAVSMNTLIAARVLQGLGGGGIMVSIFSVNADLFEPRERARYQSYSSLVLMASGAIGPVLGGTMSDLFGWRSIFLVNVPIGLIALAGLAVMLPYRKPHRRPKIDYAGALLLALTTTSIVLATDSSELFGALVSPQSIVIIAFGIVCAVAWVLVERRAPEPIVPLQLFRNSTFSLLLVMSIMGGAIAIGMVNYLALFLQTTTGLSPSAAGALFILLTGGLVCGSLSAGRIISKTGRYKPFAIASLTCSAIAFALMSQIHAGTPIAFIGAIMMLHGIGIGLAQQVPIIGVQNAAPARDVGAATGSVTLSRMGGASIAISIYGAIIASQLDKVGVSIPGVIDIEQLTPKMMAALPEASRQAVADVYAAAFSPLFMTSCAIALIGLVAAIMLKPVQLPRAGEAKMPQPTTANAAE, translated from the coding sequence ATGGATATGCAACTCGCGCCTGCGCCGCTCGTGACAGATCCTCGTCGCCGGCTCATCCTCTTCTTCTTCCTGATGACGGCCATGTTCATGGCGACACTAGATAATCAGATCGTTTCCACGGCGCTGCCAACGATCGTCGGCGAGTTCGGCCATCTGGAGCGCTTCGGCTGGATCGGCTCGGCCTATCTGCTGTCGCTGAGCGCCGTCATGCCGGTTTATGGCAAGCTTGGCGATCTCTTCGGGCGCAAATACGTGATGATGACGGCGATCATGATCTTCACTGTCGGCTCGGCGGTCTGCGGCCTTGCGGTCTCCATGAACACGCTGATCGCCGCCCGCGTGCTACAGGGCCTTGGCGGCGGCGGCATCATGGTGTCGATCTTCTCCGTCAATGCCGATCTGTTCGAGCCGCGCGAGCGGGCCCGCTACCAAAGCTATTCCAGCCTCGTGTTGATGGCGTCAGGTGCGATCGGACCGGTGCTTGGCGGCACGATGAGCGACCTTTTCGGCTGGCGCTCGATTTTCCTCGTCAACGTGCCGATCGGCTTAATCGCACTTGCCGGCCTTGCCGTGATGCTGCCCTATCGCAAACCGCATCGCCGGCCCAAGATCGATTATGCCGGTGCGCTGCTTCTCGCCCTGACGACGACCAGCATCGTGCTTGCCACCGACAGCAGCGAACTCTTCGGCGCATTGGTCTCGCCACAGAGCATCGTCATCATCGCCTTCGGTATCGTTTGCGCCGTCGCCTGGGTGCTCGTCGAACGCCGCGCGCCGGAACCGATCGTTCCCCTACAGCTCTTTCGCAATTCGACATTCAGCCTGCTCCTGGTGATGTCGATCATGGGCGGCGCCATCGCCATCGGCATGGTCAACTATCTCGCCCTCTTCCTGCAGACCACCACCGGCCTTTCGCCCTCTGCCGCCGGCGCGCTCTTCATTCTTCTGACGGGCGGCCTCGTCTGCGGATCGCTGTCCGCAGGCCGCATCATCTCAAAAACGGGGCGTTACAAGCCCTTTGCCATCGCAAGCCTGACCTGCAGCGCCATCGCCTTTGCGCTGATGTCGCAGATCCACGCGGGAACGCCGATCGCCTTCATCGGGGCGATCATGATGCTGCATGGCATCGGCATCGGCCTTGCCCAGCAGGTTCCCATCATCGGCGTACAGAATGCAGCGCCGGCCCGCGATGTCGGCGCCGCCACCGGTTCGGTGACGCTGTCGCGCATGGGAGGTGCATCGATCGCCATTTCCATCTATGGCGCCATCATCGCCTCTCAGCTCGACAAGGTCGGCGTCTCCATTCCCGGTGTTATCGATATCGAGCAGCTGACGCCGAAGATGATGGCCGCCCTTCCCGAAGCAAGCCGCCAGGCTGTCGCCGATGTCTATGCCGCCGCCTTCTCGCCGCTCTTCATGACCTCCTGTGCTATTGCCCTGATCGGCCTTGTGGCGGCCATCATGCTGAAACCTGTGCAGCTGCCCCGCGCCGGTGAAGCGAAGATGCCGCAACCGACGACGGCGAATGCGGCGGAGTAA
- a CDS encoding M48 family metalloprotease, translating to MMRRTRLDSLTTWKSPALSSDAISAPRRFARRLMLLSAVAMALNGCQTLIDQSYQPSVSPSSNPQIVDEVQKNDPRAAMGAREHPRIVASYGGEYKDAKTERLVARIAGALTAVSENPSQSYRITILNSPAINAFALPGGYLYVTRGLLALANDASEVAAVLSHEMGHVTANHGIERQKREEAEVIASRVVAEVLSSDIAGKQALARGKLRLAAFSRQQELQADVIGVRMLGEAGYDPYSAARFLDSMAAYSRFMSVDPEADQSLDFLSSHPNSAQRIELARTHARAFGQEGSVGDKGRDYYLDGIDGLLYGDSPEEGYVRGQTFLHGGLGIRFDVPPDFHIDNKVEAVMATGPNDIAVRFDGVADNQNQSLTNYISSGWVTGLDPSTIQPVTINGMEAATARASADRWDFDVTVIRNNSQIFRFLTAVPKGSDALEPTANVLRASFRRMTPAEAASLKPLRIRVVTVRLGENISTLAARMMGTDRKLDLFKLINALPTGAAVSPGDRVKIIAE from the coding sequence ATGATGCGGAGAACCAGACTGGACAGCTTGACGACGTGGAAATCGCCCGCGCTTTCCAGTGATGCCATCTCCGCGCCGCGGCGTTTCGCGCGTCGCCTGATGCTGCTTTCGGCCGTCGCAATGGCGCTGAATGGCTGTCAAACGCTGATCGACCAATCCTACCAGCCGAGCGTCTCGCCTTCTTCCAATCCGCAGATCGTCGACGAGGTGCAGAAGAACGATCCGCGCGCGGCGATGGGCGCCCGTGAGCATCCACGCATCGTCGCAAGCTACGGCGGCGAATACAAGGACGCCAAGACCGAGCGCCTCGTCGCCCGCATCGCCGGCGCGCTGACGGCGGTGTCGGAAAATCCGAGCCAATCCTACCGCATTACCATCCTGAATTCGCCGGCGATCAACGCGTTTGCGCTGCCCGGCGGTTATCTCTACGTCACCCGCGGCCTGCTTGCCCTTGCCAACGACGCTTCGGAAGTCGCCGCCGTGCTATCGCACGAGATGGGCCACGTGACGGCGAACCACGGCATCGAGCGGCAGAAGCGCGAGGAGGCTGAGGTCATCGCCAGCCGCGTCGTCGCCGAGGTTCTCTCCAGCGATATCGCCGGCAAGCAGGCGCTGGCCCGCGGCAAGCTGCGGCTCGCCGCCTTCTCACGCCAGCAGGAACTGCAGGCCGATGTCATCGGCGTGCGCATGCTTGGCGAAGCCGGCTACGACCCCTATTCCGCTGCGCGTTTCCTCGATTCCATGGCGGCTTACAGTCGCTTCATGTCGGTCGATCCCGAAGCCGACCAGAGCCTAGACTTCCTGTCGAGCCATCCGAATTCGGCGCAGCGCATCGAGCTTGCCCGCACCCATGCCCGGGCCTTCGGCCAGGAGGGTTCGGTCGGGGACAAGGGCCGCGACTATTATCTCGACGGCATCGACGGCCTGCTCTATGGCGACAGCCCTGAGGAAGGCTACGTGCGCGGCCAGACCTTCCTGCACGGCGGCCTCGGCATCCGCTTCGACGTGCCGCCGGACTTCCACATCGACAACAAGGTCGAAGCCGTAATGGCCACCGGCCCGAACGACATCGCCGTCCGCTTCGACGGCGTCGCCGACAATCAGAACCAGAGCCTCACCAACTATATCTCCAGCGGCTGGGTGACCGGCCTCGACCCGTCGACCATCCAACCGGTCACCATCAACGGAATGGAAGCAGCCACAGCGCGGGCAAGCGCCGACCGCTGGGATTTCGATGTCACCGTGATCCGCAACAATTCGCAGATCTTCCGCTTCCTCACCGCCGTGCCGAAAGGCAGCGACGCCCTTGAGCCAACGGCCAATGTCCTGCGTGCGAGTTTCCGACGCATGACGCCGGCAGAGGCAGCCTCGCTCAAGCCGCTGCGCATCCGCGTCGTCACCGTCCGTCTGGGTGAAAACATCTCGACGCTCGCCGCCCGCATGATGGGTACCGACCGCAAGCTCGATCTCTTCAAACTCATCAACGCCCTGCCCACGGGTGCAGCCGTTTCACCAGGCGATCGCGTCAAGATCATCGCCGAGTAA
- a CDS encoding RNA polymerase factor sigma-32 — MKNMSADRRMIKIAMAAPYLARQEEHDLAIRWKDHDDRGARNQIAMAHMRLVISMAGKFRNFGLPMSDLVQEGYVGLLEAAARFEPERDVRFSTYASWWIRASIQDYILRNWSIVRGGTSSAQKALFFNLRRLRAKLAKGDTQLTLQSIHQEIAAALGVSLSDVQTMDARLSGNDASLQAPSVSGDAESAEKMDFLVSDDPLPDEQVSNMIDGERRRVWLASALTHLNEREMKIISARRLAEDGATLEELGADLGISKERVRQIESRAMEKLRSALVSADPHMAAYA, encoded by the coding sequence ATGAAGAACATGTCTGCAGATCGGCGCATGATCAAAATCGCGATGGCCGCCCCCTATCTCGCCCGTCAGGAAGAGCACGATCTTGCCATTCGTTGGAAGGATCACGATGATCGCGGCGCGCGCAACCAGATCGCCATGGCCCATATGCGCCTCGTCATATCCATGGCGGGTAAGTTCCGCAATTTCGGCCTGCCGATGAGCGATCTCGTGCAGGAGGGCTATGTCGGCCTTCTGGAGGCTGCCGCTCGCTTCGAGCCGGAACGCGACGTACGTTTTTCCACTTATGCGAGCTGGTGGATCAGGGCTTCGATCCAGGATTATATCCTGCGCAACTGGTCGATCGTGCGCGGCGGCACGAGTTCGGCACAGAAGGCGCTTTTCTTCAATCTGCGTCGTCTGCGCGCCAAGCTCGCCAAGGGTGACACGCAGCTGACTCTGCAATCCATTCACCAGGAAATCGCCGCGGCGCTCGGCGTCAGCCTCTCCGATGTGCAGACCATGGACGCCAGGCTTTCCGGCAATGATGCCTCGCTGCAGGCGCCTTCGGTCTCCGGCGATGCCGAGAGTGCGGAGAAGATGGACTTCCTCGTCAGCGATGATCCCCTACCGGACGAGCAGGTTTCCAACATGATCGACGGAGAGCGGCGCCGCGTCTGGCTCGCCTCGGCGCTGACACATCTCAACGAACGCGAAATGAAGATCATCAGCGCCCGGCGTCTGGCGGAAGACGGTGCCACGCTCGAAGAACTCGGCGCCGATCTCGGCATTTCCAAGGAACGTGTGCGGCAGATCGAAAGCCGGGCGATGGAGAAGCTCCGCAGCGCGCTTGTCAGCGCCGATCCGCATATGGCGGCTTACGCCTGA
- a CDS encoding CarD family transcriptional regulator: protein MTTQQKKPSIARHGFKTGESIVYPAHGVGTITAIEEQEVAGMKLELFVIDFEKDKMRLKVPVAKAMSIGMRKLSETDFVERALKVVQGKARVKRTMWSRRAQEYDAKINSGDLISIAEVVRDLYRAENQPEQSYSERQLYEAALDRMAREIAAVNKMSETEAVRLVETNLNKGPKRGKAIEEDDSQDEAA, encoded by the coding sequence ATGACGACTCAGCAGAAAAAGCCTTCCATCGCACGCCATGGCTTCAAGACCGGTGAATCGATCGTCTACCCCGCTCACGGCGTCGGTACCATCACCGCTATCGAAGAGCAAGAAGTTGCCGGCATGAAGCTCGAACTTTTCGTTATCGATTTCGAAAAGGACAAGATGCGGCTGAAGGTTCCGGTCGCCAAGGCGATGAGCATCGGCATGCGCAAGCTTTCGGAAACGGATTTCGTCGAGCGTGCGTTGAAGGTCGTGCAGGGTAAAGCGCGCGTCAAGCGCACCATGTGGTCGCGCCGTGCCCAGGAATATGATGCCAAGATCAATTCCGGCGACCTGATTTCCATCGCTGAAGTCGTGCGCGATCTCTATCGTGCCGAAAACCAGCCCGAACAGTCCTATTCCGAGCGTCAGCTTTATGAGGCTGCGCTCGACCGCATGGCGCGCGAAATCGCCGCCGTCAACAAGATGTCGGAAACTGAAGCCGTCCGCCTGGTCGAGACCAATCTCAACAAGGGTCCGAAACGCGGCAAGGCGATAGAAGAAGACGACTCACAGGACGAAGCCGCATAA
- the fdxA gene encoding ferredoxin FdxA gives MTYVVTDNCIKCKYTDCVEVCPVDCFYEGENFLVIHPDECIDCGVCEPECPAEAIKPDTEPGLDKWLKINTEYATIWPNITVKKDPLPEAKDMDGETGKFEKYFSEKPGSGD, from the coding sequence ATGACCTATGTCGTGACCGACAATTGCATCAAGTGCAAATACACCGATTGCGTGGAAGTCTGCCCTGTCGACTGCTTCTACGAGGGCGAGAATTTCCTCGTCATCCATCCTGACGAATGCATCGATTGCGGCGTCTGCGAGCCTGAATGTCCCGCCGAGGCAATCAAGCCCGACACCGAGCCGGGCCTCGACAAATGGCTGAAGATCAATACCGAATATGCCACCATCTGGCCGAACATCACGGTCAAGAAGGACCCATTGCCCGAGGCCAAGGACATGGATGGCGAGACCGGAAAGTTCGAGAAATATTTCTCCGAGAAACCCGGTTCCGGCGATTGA
- a CDS encoding RNA-binding S4 domain-containing protein — protein sequence MSGETQPTSGSRQRIDKWLFFARMAKSRSLAQSHIQSGHVRINGERCKHPSQMVKPGDRIEMTLERRDLVLLVRLAGERRGPYEEARLLYEDLSPPPDEAKRLTPYEQAIRATGTGRPTKKERRAIDRLMSDED from the coding sequence ATGAGCGGGGAGACCCAGCCGACAAGCGGTTCGCGCCAGCGCATCGATAAGTGGCTGTTCTTCGCGCGCATGGCGAAGTCGCGCTCGCTGGCGCAGAGCCACATCCAATCGGGCCACGTGCGCATCAACGGCGAGCGCTGCAAGCATCCGAGCCAGATGGTCAAGCCGGGCGACCGTATCGAGATGACGCTGGAGCGGCGCGATCTCGTTCTTCTCGTGCGCCTCGCCGGCGAGCGGCGAGGGCCCTACGAGGAGGCACGACTGCTTTACGAAGACCTGTCGCCGCCGCCCGATGAGGCAAAACGTCTCACGCCCTACGAGCAGGCGATCCGGGCGACCGGCACCGGCCGTCCGACCAAAAAGGAAAGACGGGCAATCGACAGGCTGATGTCGGACGAGGATTAG